Proteins encoded in a region of the Teredinibacter purpureus genome:
- a CDS encoding S8 family serine peptidase yields the protein MNRSLFTVAQIVFLSVVISACGGGGGGGVGGGTGTVPTASPTSPPTPTPIPVPPQLYSVSTSSLSEDCLLGYSLNLGPDSNWDARLNASEIESSTRLCAALNAVIYAVTPVGAEDNHCSEGGERVSVGEDTNGDGIVAPEEELYTGTFCAAEPLVVEVGETYSGTFSHSGIAEPLFIVDIEPLWGELFIDDMGGYTYSQNEAFSGQDQFSVTVSGVGSSVSFAVVVGVDTSNFSPIMVEQAVTIHRNILTTGQLTAVDFNNDLLTYEIVGEASNDGLLHVLPTGEYSYLPTYGFLGQSSFVVRAYDGEAYSEEAALIFNVLNREPTAQDQSYGVYSSERLIRQLPGVDADNDTLTYELLSNDAFEGALSLSAEGLLHYMPAETFSGSETIQYRVFDGDSFSSPATLTFTVLEATGNLISDLTVTNVGLNDASLSWSSSDALATRYILRINTQNITLDNWETSTDIPIDVVAVESELPVLFTLNSLSENVTYFVAVRTATDTEILGTLSNVASFSTLSRASLEIIPQSLPHFELEQNTSLTTSVIFRNAGDFPLDFSVDFLEEFPTFNDSSTVSKHTYLPLEKGAVDPRKGDIAINSAGGPDRFGYAWADSNENGGPVFEWIEISETGTVIEGLYDDSLVKDIPIGFDFPFYGESFSTFHLSSNGYLTFADTDENGCCSPQPIPSKDLINSLIAWLWKDLHPNDGTVYYQSFDENYVVVQFENYGEYGSTDAAVNAQVILYASGAIKLQYLNFDGGLETRLSSIGMENYDGSDGLQVAFSENYLEPNLAILIKGHDVEWMLTDVEAGTIAPGEVKLINFTYAGNNPVDDYAADIHVNLNQSALVLDTVIMPVSLSITDDITAPIAITSLASSDRDFDRVTLQWASVANSKTYGGALTAYDIRYSTTPITEDNWSDALPATGLPLPSEPNTQETVMVEGLSPSTQYYFALRGIDQNGNASLLSNSVEVTTLIEPVLALEQSSLEFNLAEGTEDVATITLSNVGEAMLNYQFSLEEVTVTAKPSKRKLSRGVAAEPPSPILYTQLPSKGTYEPFDIVVRLKPSLRLADIQQLHAHYSATVTNTIAPLNMEVWRLDTQTDLLNTLQSLNSNDAVYFAELNYKLASFDIPDDPRLGELWGLHNEGQTGGSVDADIDAVEAWNIWQGSHNTVVAVIDTGIDYSHPELVGNIWVNDNEIPDNNVDDDLNGYVDDVHGYDFANGDGDPLDDNDHGTHVAGTIGATGNDGIGIVGVNHAVKLMAVKFLSGSGGGSTAQAIESIVYAVDNGATILNNSWGGGAESVALLNAIQYANDQDVLFVAAAGNRGTNNDALPSFPSGYEVDNIIAVAATDHNDLLASFSQYGLATVDLGAPGVDILSSVTGGGTSSFSGTSMATPHVAGVAALVKSYKTSLTTPELKAILLESVNPIDSLLGKTVTGGRLNAYDALQLSGPDWIVLPDIRNGSLTGGESATVELSINALALPVGDYVIDLVFASNDPENPRVTVPVTVTVTDDGVAPSAIVDLTVSDIADTQAVFNFTATGDDGSQGTATRYDIRYSDERLTEQNWNEASAALVSAQPLGAGETETITVTGLQGNSSLWVGVKVIDFGDLASALSNVVSIDTLNTSLVVTPRPIPVIAIEEGELAVVELSLTNDGDIDLEVSVAVDYNASGASQLQSAQYVHSEIIEKGEEDRRRGSPVTLSSGGPDTFGYRWSDSHDSSGPLYDWIDIALTGTEITGFGDDNVRGPITIGFNFPFYGGIQNEVFVSSNGFISFDQAILNGCCSGQPIPREDSYNNLIAWLWDDLHPKAGLVHYQVFDDERFVLQFSGYGEFGGAGSIDAQVILSANGAIKLQYRNISSGMDISRASIGIENENGTDGLQVSIFAPYVENELALEFTNFWLSVGQTTFTLPTGETAALQLNIDGRSMTADSYETNVTLFSNDLDEPIITLPVTVEVTAPIE from the coding sequence ATGAATCGCTCACTTTTTACTGTTGCACAGATAGTTTTCCTCAGTGTTGTTATCAGTGCTTGTGGAGGCGGCGGAGGCGGAGGCGTAGGCGGCGGAACAGGAACAGTACCTACCGCCAGCCCTACGTCACCCCCAACGCCGACGCCTATACCCGTACCTCCGCAGCTCTATTCTGTAAGCACTTCGTCGCTCTCGGAAGATTGTCTCTTGGGTTACAGTCTAAATCTAGGGCCGGATTCAAACTGGGATGCTCGTTTGAATGCTAGTGAAATTGAGTCATCGACAAGATTATGCGCAGCATTAAACGCTGTAATCTACGCTGTTACGCCTGTTGGTGCTGAAGATAATCATTGCTCTGAAGGCGGTGAGCGGGTTTCGGTTGGTGAAGATACTAATGGGGACGGGATTGTTGCCCCAGAAGAGGAGCTGTACACCGGGACTTTTTGTGCAGCGGAGCCTCTGGTTGTGGAGGTGGGAGAAACTTATTCAGGCACCTTTAGCCATTCGGGAATAGCTGAACCTCTATTTATTGTCGATATTGAACCTCTTTGGGGTGAATTATTCATTGACGATATGGGAGGCTATACCTATAGCCAAAATGAGGCGTTTAGTGGTCAGGACCAATTTAGCGTAACAGTCTCGGGCGTAGGCTCTAGTGTCTCCTTCGCTGTTGTTGTGGGTGTAGATACCTCAAATTTTTCTCCGATTATGGTAGAGCAAGCCGTTACGATTCATCGCAATATCCTTACAACAGGACAGTTAACCGCCGTTGATTTTAATAATGATCTCTTAACCTATGAAATCGTTGGCGAGGCAAGCAATGATGGGTTGCTCCATGTCCTGCCAACTGGAGAGTATTCTTATTTGCCCACGTACGGTTTCTTGGGACAGTCGAGTTTTGTTGTGCGTGCTTATGATGGCGAAGCCTATTCTGAAGAGGCGGCTTTAATTTTTAATGTATTGAATCGAGAGCCTACCGCTCAAGATCAAAGCTATGGTGTTTATTCTAGTGAGAGGCTTATCCGGCAATTGCCAGGAGTCGACGCTGATAACGATACTCTCACGTATGAGTTATTGAGCAATGACGCGTTCGAGGGGGCGTTAAGTTTAAGTGCCGAAGGGTTGCTTCATTATATGCCAGCTGAAACGTTTAGCGGCAGTGAGACAATTCAATATCGTGTTTTTGATGGAGATTCATTTTCCAGCCCCGCAACACTAACGTTTACAGTGCTAGAGGCAACAGGAAACCTTATTTCTGATTTGACTGTCACTAATGTAGGGCTTAATGATGCGAGTTTGTCGTGGTCCAGTAGTGACGCCCTAGCAACGCGTTATATCCTACGTATTAATACTCAAAATATTACACTCGATAATTGGGAAACGAGCACCGATATTCCGATTGATGTTGTTGCAGTTGAAAGCGAACTTCCCGTGTTATTTACATTAAATTCACTGTCTGAGAACGTTACGTATTTTGTTGCTGTTCGTACGGCCACGGATACAGAAATACTTGGGACGCTTTCAAACGTCGCTTCATTTTCTACGCTATCGCGAGCAAGCCTAGAGATAATTCCTCAGTCATTACCGCATTTTGAACTAGAGCAAAATACTAGTCTTACGACTAGTGTGATATTTCGTAATGCTGGCGATTTCCCATTAGATTTTTCGGTAGATTTTTTAGAAGAATTCCCTACGTTTAACGACTCTTCTACGGTTAGTAAACATACCTATTTGCCGCTCGAAAAAGGCGCTGTAGACCCACGTAAGGGTGACATTGCTATTAATAGTGCAGGAGGCCCCGATAGGTTCGGCTATGCCTGGGCCGATAGTAATGAAAACGGTGGGCCTGTATTCGAATGGATTGAAATTAGTGAAACAGGCACCGTTATTGAAGGGTTATATGACGACTCCTTAGTAAAGGATATTCCGATTGGGTTTGATTTCCCTTTCTATGGCGAAAGTTTTTCGACATTCCACCTTAGCTCCAATGGTTATCTAACGTTTGCAGATACTGACGAGAATGGTTGTTGCTCGCCACAACCGATTCCTAGCAAAGACCTAATCAATTCGTTAATAGCGTGGCTCTGGAAAGATCTACACCCTAACGACGGTACAGTGTATTACCAATCGTTTGATGAGAATTATGTAGTCGTTCAATTTGAAAACTATGGCGAGTACGGTAGCACAGATGCAGCGGTGAACGCGCAGGTTATTCTATATGCGTCCGGTGCGATTAAGCTTCAGTACTTAAATTTTGATGGAGGTCTTGAAACACGACTGTCCAGTATAGGGATGGAAAATTATGATGGTAGCGATGGGCTCCAGGTGGCTTTTAGTGAGAATTACTTGGAACCAAATTTAGCCATATTAATTAAAGGGCACGATGTTGAGTGGATGTTAACAGATGTTGAGGCCGGAACGATTGCGCCAGGTGAAGTGAAACTAATTAATTTCACTTACGCAGGAAATAACCCCGTTGATGACTATGCTGCTGATATTCACGTGAATTTGAATCAGAGCGCGTTGGTCTTGGATACGGTAATAATGCCAGTATCATTATCAATTACAGACGATATAACAGCACCTATCGCGATAACGTCGCTAGCGAGCTCCGATCGTGATTTTGATCGCGTTACGCTGCAATGGGCTTCTGTTGCAAATAGTAAAACCTACGGTGGTGCGCTTACTGCCTATGATATTCGATACAGTACTACGCCAATTACGGAAGATAATTGGTCAGACGCTCTTCCGGCAACAGGCTTGCCGTTACCGAGTGAGCCCAATACACAAGAGACTGTAATGGTTGAAGGCTTGTCGCCCAGCACACAGTATTACTTTGCTTTACGTGGCATAGACCAAAATGGGAACGCGTCGCTATTGTCCAATAGCGTGGAGGTTACAACACTTATTGAGCCTGTTCTCGCATTAGAACAGTCCTCCTTAGAGTTCAATCTTGCTGAAGGTACAGAAGATGTCGCAACGATTACACTCTCTAACGTTGGCGAGGCAATGTTGAATTATCAATTTTCACTGGAGGAGGTTACGGTTACCGCTAAGCCTAGCAAGCGTAAACTTTCTCGCGGTGTGGCGGCAGAACCTCCGTCACCAATTCTTTATACGCAGCTGCCGTCGAAGGGCACATATGAACCTTTCGATATTGTGGTGCGCTTAAAACCGAGTTTGCGTCTGGCAGATATACAGCAGTTGCATGCACATTATAGTGCAACGGTCACTAACACTATCGCACCTTTAAATATGGAGGTTTGGCGATTAGATACACAAACTGACCTGCTCAATACTTTGCAATCATTGAACAGTAATGATGCAGTATATTTCGCGGAATTAAATTATAAACTCGCGAGTTTTGATATTCCCGATGACCCTCGCTTGGGAGAATTATGGGGGTTGCATAATGAAGGGCAAACCGGTGGCAGTGTTGATGCTGATATTGATGCGGTTGAAGCCTGGAATATTTGGCAAGGTAGCCATAATACCGTTGTAGCTGTTATTGATACTGGTATTGATTATAGTCATCCCGAATTGGTCGGTAATATTTGGGTGAACGACAACGAAATACCAGATAATAATGTTGACGACGATCTTAACGGGTATGTTGATGATGTGCATGGCTACGATTTTGCTAACGGCGATGGTGACCCGTTAGACGATAACGATCATGGTACTCATGTTGCCGGTACTATAGGAGCAACAGGCAATGATGGCATCGGTATTGTGGGAGTTAATCACGCCGTTAAGCTAATGGCTGTTAAATTCTTAAGCGGCAGTGGCGGCGGCTCTACTGCCCAGGCAATCGAATCGATAGTCTATGCCGTCGATAATGGTGCAACCATATTGAATAACAGCTGGGGTGGAGGTGCAGAGTCCGTGGCGTTGTTAAATGCCATTCAGTACGCAAACGATCAAGATGTTCTATTTGTGGCAGCAGCAGGTAACCGTGGTACAAATAATGATGCTCTCCCTAGTTTTCCTTCTGGCTATGAGGTTGATAACATTATTGCGGTTGCAGCAACAGATCATAACGATCTGCTCGCCTCATTTTCCCAGTATGGTCTAGCCACTGTTGACCTAGGCGCTCCGGGTGTTGATATCTTAAGTTCTGTTACAGGGGGCGGCACTAGTTCCTTTAGTGGAACGTCAATGGCTACACCACATGTGGCTGGCGTTGCAGCGCTAGTAAAATCGTATAAAACATCGCTCACTACGCCCGAATTGAAGGCAATACTTTTGGAAAGCGTCAACCCAATTGATTCGTTGTTGGGCAAAACTGTCACTGGAGGGCGCTTGAATGCTTACGACGCTTTACAGCTTTCAGGGCCGGATTGGATAGTGCTTCCCGATATAAGGAATGGTTCATTAACGGGTGGTGAATCGGCCACTGTCGAGCTGAGTATAAATGCGTTGGCGCTTCCCGTTGGTGACTATGTTATCGACTTGGTGTTTGCTTCAAATGATCCTGAAAACCCAAGAGTTACGGTTCCAGTGACAGTCACAGTGACGGATGATGGTGTAGCACCTAGTGCTATTGTCGATCTTACCGTTAGCGATATTGCAGATACGCAAGCCGTATTCAACTTTACCGCAACAGGCGATGATGGCAGTCAAGGAACGGCTACTCGCTATGATATTCGTTATTCAGATGAGCGGCTAACAGAGCAGAATTGGAATGAAGCCTCTGCGGCTCTTGTCTCAGCCCAGCCTTTGGGGGCTGGAGAAACCGAAACCATTACTGTTACGGGGTTGCAAGGCAACTCTTCTCTTTGGGTTGGTGTGAAAGTTATCGACTTCGGTGATCTTGCGTCAGCGCTATCGAATGTGGTTTCAATTGATACGTTAAATACATCACTTGTCGTTACACCAAGGCCTATCCCCGTAATTGCGATTGAAGAAGGTGAGCTTGCAGTCGTCGAGCTTAGCCTTACGAATGACGGTGATATTGATCTAGAGGTGTCGGTAGCCGTTGATTACAATGCGTCTGGTGCGAGTCAGTTGCAATCGGCGCAATACGTTCACTCAGAAATCATCGAGAAAGGTGAAGAAGATCGACGTAGGGGATCGCCAGTAACGCTGTCGAGCGGTGGGCCCGATACTTTTGGCTATCGCTGGAGTGACAGCCATGATTCAAGCGGTCCCTTGTATGACTGGATTGATATAGCGTTGACCGGAACTGAAATTACTGGGTTTGGTGACGACAATGTTAGAGGGCCCATCACTATTGGTTTTAACTTCCCTTTTTACGGCGGTATACAAAACGAAGTATTCGTCTCCAGTAATGGTTTTATCTCTTTTGATCAAGCAATATTAAACGGCTGTTGTTCAGGTCAGCCCATCCCGCGTGAAGATTCCTATAATAATTTAATTGCTTGGCTATGGGATGACCTGCATCCAAAAGCAGGGCTAGTGCACTATCAGGTTTTTGATGACGAAAGATTTGTTCTTCAGTTTTCAGGGTATGGAGAATTTGGCGGCGCCGGTAGTATTGATGCTCAGGTCATTCTATCGGCCAATGGTGCAATAAAATTGCAATACAGAAATATCAGCAGTGGAATGGATATTTCAAGGGCCAGTATCGGGATTGAAAATGAAAATGGAACCGATGGTCTACAAGTGAGTATTTTTGCGCCCTATGTTGAAAATGAACTTGCGCTGGAGTTCACCAATTTTTGGTTGAGTGTGGGGCAGACCACTTTTACTCTTCCAACAGGGGAAACGGCAGCACTCCAACTTAATATAGATGGGCGCTCAATGACCGCTGATAGCTATGAAACCAACGTAACGTTATTTAGTAATGACCTGGATGAGCCGATAATCACGCTACCGGTTACCGTTGAGGTCACGGCGCCAATCGAGTAA
- a CDS encoding extracellular catalytic domain type 1 short-chain-length polyhydroxyalkanoate depolymerase codes for MFRTAKIAVYCCIMLYLVACGGTGSSSSETTEASTAQPTAVPTAEPTVVPTAEPTVVPTAEPTVVPGVLSKIENFGDNPTRLDMHLYVPENLPNMAPVLLAVHYCTGDGPTFYRYTPFANAADTNGFIVIYPSATRSSKCFDVASPNALVRDGGSDPQVLRTMIRYVQNNYNVDNDRIFVTGVSSGAMATNVMLALYPDVFAAGAAFAGVPFYCFATGSSIEWNSACAGGANTKTPQEWGDLVRNANIGYTGSYPRVQLWHGTADDVLDFINFGEAIEQWTDVHGLSLTPDNSTEISNTVTRTRYGRAGEEAVIEAYRMEGVSHDLPVDGEEALRFFGLDTP; via the coding sequence ATGTTTAGAACGGCTAAAATTGCAGTATATTGCTGCATAATGCTATACCTCGTGGCGTGTGGAGGAACGGGCTCATCTAGCTCAGAGACCACCGAGGCATCGACAGCGCAACCGACAGCCGTTCCAACGGCAGAGCCTACGGTCGTTCCAACGGCAGAGCCTACGGTCGTTCCAACGGCAGAACCTACGGTCGTGCCCGGGGTATTATCTAAAATTGAAAATTTTGGGGATAACCCAACGCGTTTGGACATGCACTTGTACGTGCCCGAAAATCTACCGAATATGGCGCCGGTGTTATTGGCTGTGCATTACTGTACGGGCGACGGCCCAACATTTTACCGGTACACACCTTTTGCTAATGCTGCAGACACGAATGGCTTTATTGTTATCTACCCGTCTGCTACCCGTAGCTCAAAGTGTTTTGATGTAGCCTCTCCGAACGCACTTGTACGCGATGGCGGCAGTGACCCTCAGGTTCTACGCACCATGATCCGCTATGTGCAGAACAATTATAATGTGGATAACGACCGCATATTTGTTACTGGAGTGTCTTCTGGCGCCATGGCCACGAACGTGATGCTAGCGCTCTATCCCGATGTTTTTGCGGCTGGAGCAGCGTTTGCTGGCGTACCATTTTACTGCTTCGCTACGGGTAGCAGTATTGAATGGAATAGTGCTTGCGCAGGAGGTGCAAATACTAAAACTCCGCAGGAGTGGGGCGATCTCGTTCGTAACGCGAATATAGGTTATACCGGCTCCTACCCTCGTGTTCAGTTGTGGCATGGAACGGCAGATGACGTGCTCGATTTCATCAATTTTGGAGAAGCTATTGAGCAATGGACGGATGTACACGGCCTCTCATTAACGCCGGATAATAGTACTGAAATTTCGAATACCGTTACGCGCACTCGGTATGGTAGGGCGGGCGAAGAGGCCGTAATAGAAGCCTATCGAATGGAAGGCGTTTCGCACGATCTACCGGTTGATGGGGAAGAGGCACTACGCTTTTTTGGGCTCGACACGCCTTAA
- a CDS encoding DUF5675 family protein: protein MEIVVDRIVSDDDTTISRVSVDGKFVCFGLEDEFREEKVQNETRIPAGTYNIKLRTEGGFHNRYQKRYPDMHKGMLHLQDVPNFTYVLIHCGNTDEDTAGCLLVGAGSNTTPGDMSISSSRVAYANFYPKVVDAAAAGNLSIRYEDNDL from the coding sequence ATGGAAATAGTGGTCGATAGAATCGTATCAGATGATGATACAACCATCAGCAGAGTGTCAGTAGACGGAAAGTTTGTGTGTTTTGGCTTAGAAGATGAATTTCGTGAAGAAAAAGTTCAGAACGAAACACGTATTCCGGCGGGTACCTATAACATTAAATTGAGAACCGAAGGTGGTTTTCATAATCGATACCAAAAGCGTTATCCTGATATGCATAAAGGGATGTTGCATCTACAAGATGTGCCTAACTTCACGTATGTTTTAATTCATTGTGGCAATACAGATGAAGACACCGCGGGTTGTCTATTAGTGGGTGCTGGCTCGAATACAACGCCAGGTGATATGAGTATTTCGTCAAGCCGTGTCGCGTACGCCAATTTCTATCCAAAAGTCGTTGATGCGGCTGCAGCTGGTAACCTTAGCATTCGGTATGAAGACAACGACCTCTAG
- a CDS encoding glutathione S-transferase N-terminal domain-containing protein has product MVKSLLLKGLREGLGRIIVLISFITRPSKIKRSTEQQAAIALKAEGLSIYQFYACPFCVKTRRAVHKLNLPIAYRNAQAGEYREELAKEGGQIKVPCLRIEEGDSVQWMYESGDIIRYLNQRFAA; this is encoded by the coding sequence ATGGTTAAATCGTTATTATTAAAAGGTTTGAGAGAAGGTTTGGGGCGAATTATAGTGTTGATAAGCTTCATTACGCGGCCCAGTAAAATCAAGCGTTCTACTGAGCAGCAAGCGGCAATAGCGTTGAAAGCAGAAGGTTTATCTATCTATCAATTTTATGCCTGTCCATTTTGCGTCAAAACGCGCCGCGCCGTACATAAGCTCAACCTGCCTATTGCATACAGGAATGCTCAGGCCGGAGAATACCGAGAAGAATTGGCTAAAGAGGGTGGCCAGATAAAAGTGCCTTGCCTGCGCATAGAAGAGGGCGATTCGGTACAGTGGATGTATGAGTCTGGGGATATTATTCGCTATTTGAACCAGCGCTTTGCTGCTTAA